ACTAACAATCTCTGCCTTAATCTCACCTCATATTTAAACTCAACTTTCTTTATCTTTTTCTCATTCCATCACAGAACAGGGTATAGAGCGCGCTTTATCGTCACAGTCAGTTACCATTAGATTTAACAActataatgcacctctctgttttgaaacatatactcaactaggccccttagtatccagaaatcataggcttttccaTAAACcaatgtcgactgtgtgttctctgaacgcactgggtggttaacctttggtaagcggatccgcaagtacttactcggtacttatgtgctcaatgctttcaaaatgattctggatttttttatcctttacaacatataacttagtgtcaatgtgtttggcagcacacttgacctattgtcttagagttaacttactttaaatgattATTgatgttgtctaccattgttagatccgggtacaaattcccttaacctccttttgcctgttccttaagcctcatgtcaagctatactatggtatgcatcactaatgacaccacaactgttttttggagtttttccataataatactccaactacgagtgttagcaactactgtggatttcactacatatCTCGCCatgacttaacatttgtacccataactatttgagagtacttgttctttcttactcagtatggggcctatgatactttgcaaaattgcaagacattctcaacttaattccagtgatctatatttgaactggacttctgccaaaatatctcgGATACATAAAcaacgtcagggtaagttcttacttgtacttgtacacacatcaagcttccaacagctgaagcatatggaaccatattcttttgatcgatctcatatcggctcctggaacacttaaagttcccaaaactattaccctttactataggagcaggcacaggtttactcgcatgcatactttacttctttagaatcttttctaagtatgcctttgcaatagtcctaatacccaatttccttctatctcggtgaattttgattcttcgaaccaatgacgcttcaccaagatcattcatattgagatttgaggacaaaacttcttcttcttcaatgaCAGATTAACTCACTACtaatgagtagaatgtcatctattcacaggatgtggaaagtgaatttttcattcttgagctttgcataaacgctattgtccttcttatttttattaaaacccaaactttcttatcgtttcatcaacttcaaatactactgtctagagacttacttttaacccatcaatggatttctacaggcgacATCCcttatgttcttttcttccacgacaaaaccttttgggttatgtcatgtaaatgttttcatataaatccccgATGAGGAATgttatctttacatccatctgaagATTGTATGGGCAGTTGGGCACCCTGCAAATACCTTGCACTGTACAACCAGTTATCCTATTATTTTTGCAATCTTGAAGACCAAAGAGTCCTCTCTTCTGCAGTTCTGAAGAACAAAGAATCTTGTGTGCCGTTATTCTTGCTGTTCTAAATTTTTAACTTGTGTACAATATGTTTCGCAAAAAAAACTTGTGTACAATATATATGCATTGGGAAGAAATAAATACTTGAATGTGCTAAGTATTGCACACAATTTAATGTTGACTTATTTCCCGTTATGTATGCCAATAAAAATAAATGATAACTATACCACGGTTCCATTTTTTGGCATGGGTTCCCCCTTCAAGAACTGTTGGAACAATATGAGTGCTTGCCGCGGGCGGTGGAGGGGAACCTCGTGACCTGCGCCACGGACGGTCACCAAGGTCAGGCCCTCATACACTTGGCTCCATCCACCAACCTATTTAAAATCAAAATCGCAAATGATAATTAGCCCAGATTATTAACAGCTGTCGACTTGTAGGATGTGTGAATACCAGAGTAATTTGCATATTGACGTGAAATGTGACTAGAAATTAACTAGAATTTAGAGATGTATGTCCATCCGTCATGAGGTTCAGATGATCGAGGAAGGCCGGTTGAGTAGAATGAATAATGAAGCTGACCTGTTTCTTATCATACCACGGATACCAGCTGGTGATAGTTGGGAGGCCAAGAGCATCAATGGAGTATCTTGTTGATGTTAAGGGGATTACGGCGTCCGTGTCTCCACTGCGAAATAAACGAGAGATCAAAGATGACTGACTTTGAACATTCAGTACTCCTACAGTTGTTGTGCCAAATAATGCAGGCTTCCCTGTCACGTCTTTGTGTGACTTCCTGGCCCAAAATATATCCTAAATAGTTGTGCGTGTGTGGTCTATTCCATCCCTACTACTGGACTAGAGGCTATCCATgtccaagcacaggaaattgtgttgagtaggagtagtagtagttgaaTTCAAATGCAGTTGTGTTTCATTTTCCAACTTACTGTTGTTGCAATTATTCTTCTTGATGACAGGGCAACCGTGACTTTCAATCAAATTTCTATATAGTTGGCGATCGAAATTTTGGCACACATGATGAAAACAAGTTGGCAAACGCCACATAATTGCGACAAAATTGAAGCTGGAGCAAGAGACAACTTTCATGTGAACGACTATTTGGGGCCTTCTGCTATTCATTCATCCATGAAAACGACAGGTTCACAGCGGAATATTATGCACCTGACGCAATGCACGACCTTCTAGTTCTATGCATGCAATCAAATACACTGGGCGCCAATGCAATAATTTGATTGAAAATTATTCAATTCGGATTGGAATAGGGAACGTGTATTCTAAATTTCTACTTTGCCTATCAAACAGCCTCCAATCCTCCCCATGCATAAGAGCACACCGTTTGCTGCAACAGCTGTCTAGGCAAATAATCGGTGGCTCTCCTGGTGCCCATTTTTTGTttcaaaaaaggaaagaaaaacgcTAGCTGCAACGAACTCACCTGAAGACCCATATCCTTAGGCCAGCTGCGATAAGCTCTTTGTAGATAGGAAGCACGGACGTCGGCGAATCTCCCCAGTTGGTGAAGATTAAAACACTGAAGAAGTTCATGGAGCAGGATTCAAAATGAAGCTGCAGCATTCAAAATGATGCCGAAACACATTGCCACACATGCACGCCACGCACCAACCTGCAGGTCGCCCATGGATAGTTTATTCCGGTGAGGTTGGCGTGGAGAGCCCGCTGCACCTCCGGCCGGTTGTAGTAAACCGTGGAGTGGCTCTCGGTGCACGGGTCATACGATCCCCCCGCCATCACGTGGTGGTAGTGGCGGCGGCCTATCAACGACGACGGCTTCCATGATCTCTTGGTCGACGACGTCTGGCCGCAGAGGGGCGTGTAGATGCTGTACCTGTCGATGTTCCCCTGCTCCGCCACGGCCACGTCCGTCGCCGCACTGCACGCCGGCGACGGGTGGCTGATGGACTCGTTGAGGCCGCCGCAGGAGGCCTTGAGCAGCTGGTACGTGCCGTCGGAGATCAGCCCGTGGTTCCACCACGACTCGAACATGCCGGCGTAGTCCGTGTGGTCGTTGATCACCGGGTTGCCGACCATGAAGCCTTTGAAGTTTATGATGGGTCTCGCGACGCCTGCGTTGTTCCGGTAGACGAGCTGCGACAGCTGCGTGACGTAGTGCCCTGCGTGTGTGCCGATTTTACtcagttttatatatatatatatttatttatattatcATGTCATCAGTTACTATTGCAGTAGAAAAATAAAGCGCGTGTTTATTATAGTAAGTATCACTTAACCTCCGTAGCTCTCTCCGGCAATGTAGAAATCGCGGTACTTGTACTGCGGGAACCTCTGGAACCATTTCACCAGGAAAGTGTATGAATCGTGGGCTGTTTTGTTGTCGCCGCTGGTGTAAAGCTCGGAGCTGGTGTTGGTGTAGGAGAATCCCACGCCGGCTGGTGAGTCTAGGAACAAGATGTTCGCCGCTGCAGCAACACGGTATATACACGCACAAAACTCAATCTCGATAATCAGCGTATAATTAACAAGCTACGTACGGACGGCAACAACGGTGCGCACCAGTGTTCCACCGGTTGTCGTTGAGGAATAGCGTCGCGCCGTCAGGCCGGATGCGGAACGCGCCGAGCTCCTGGGACGCGCCGTACCCCACCGCCGAGCACCCGGGCCCGCCATCCAGCCACAGCAGCAGCGGCGCCGGCTGCGCCTCCGGCGGCACCTCCTGGAGCCAGTAGAACAGCGCCCGCCCGCCGGGGCCCTCGTCCACCGCCACGTACCCCGAGTACATCGGGAAGTCCACGGGCGGCTGTCCCGGCAGCCGCCCGATGCGGTCTCCGGCGGCAGTTCCGGCGGCGGCTCGCCATGCCAATGCAAGCAGCAACGACACGGGAAGAAGAAGCACTACTGGAGGGAGACCGCCGGTCATCGTGCTCAGCTTGTGCACGTACAATTGTTGGATGATGATTACAGAGACAATGTATAGATTCCAATTTGTGGGATAGTACttgtttattatatatatacaaggcAAAGGGAGCAAGTAATTATTGGATGATGACGACAATGCATACATTCCAATTTGTGGGATAGTAATTGTTGGATGCAAGGTttttttttatcggccgaaattCACCGAAATTTTTGAAATTTCCTTTCTATCCAcagggtccgataaaatttgGCATCGGCCAAAATTTTTCCTTCTTTCCTGCTTCCACACAGACAACATAAATTCAGCCGTGCAACAAtcccacactataatgttttattcttgtttttatctgtgaacaagtgatgtttaatagcttaggaatagtttcaagtTAAATTCTACAaatttttttcaaaacaatttgaatttttttttgaatttggtccgatatttctgaTATATCTTGCTTATTCTATTTATTCatgacctccgataaatttttatttccgataatgaaaaccttTGTTGGATGATGACGACGGGGCGATGCTGAAACTTGAAGGCAACAAGGCAAAGGGAGCAGACCACTTGGAGGCCGGAAGCAAGGCGGGTCCAGTGGGAGAAGAGAGGCC
Above is a genomic segment from Miscanthus floridulus cultivar M001 chromosome 3, ASM1932011v1, whole genome shotgun sequence containing:
- the LOC136541416 gene encoding serine carboxypeptidase 2-like isoform X2, with translation MTGGLPPVVLLLPVSLLLALAWRAAAGTAAGDRIGRLPGQPPVDFPMYSGYVAVDEGPGGRALFYWLQEVPPEAQPAPLLLWLDGGPGCSAVGYGASQELGAFRIRPDGATLFLNDNRWNTAANILFLDSPAGVGFSYTNTSSELYTSGDNKTAHDSYTFLVKWFQRFPQYKYRDFYIAGESYGGHYVTQLSQLVYRNNAGVARPIINFKGFMVGNPVINDHTDYAGMFESWWNHGLISDGTYQLLKASCGGLNESISHPSPACSAATDVAVAEQGNIDRYSIYTPLCGQTSSTKRSWKPSSLIGRRHYHHVMAGGSYDPCTESHSTVYYNRPEVQRALHANLTGINYPWATCSVLIFTNWGDSPTSVLPIYKELIAAGLRIWVFSGDTDAVIPLTSTRYSIDALGLPTITSWYPWYDKKQVGGWSQVYEGLTLVTVRGAGHEVPLHRPRQALILFQQFLKGEPMPKNGTVNCRREDSLVFKIAKIIG
- the LOC136541416 gene encoding serine carboxypeptidase 2-like isoform X1, with the protein product MTGGLPPVVLLLPVSLLLALAWRAAAGTAAGDRIGRLPGQPPVDFPMYSGYVAVDEGPGGRALFYWLQEVPPEAQPAPLLLWLDGGPGCSAVGYGASQELGAFRIRPDGATLFLNDNRWNTAANILFLDSPAGVGFSYTNTSSELYTSGDNKTAHDSYTFLVKWFQRFPQYKYRDFYIAGESYGGHYVTQLSQLVYRNNAGVARPIINFKGFMVGNPVINDHTDYAGMFESWWNHGLISDGTYQLLKASCGGLNESISHPSPACSAATDVAVAEQGNIDRYSIYTPLCGQTSSTKRSWKPSSLIGRRHYHHVMAGGSYDPCTESHSTVYYNRPEVQRALHANLTGINYPWATCSVLIFTNWGDSPTSVLPIYKELIAAGLRIWVFSGDTDAVIPLTSTRYSIDALGLPTITSWYPWYDKKQVGGWSQVYEGLTLVTVRGAGHEVPLHRPRQALILFQQFLKGEPMPKNGTVGVLKRREVPPPDRCIAPALRLHGLLPRRRCHGCDCARHVWRHGRRNPLNINKILH
- the LOC136541416 gene encoding serine carboxypeptidase 2-like isoform X3 encodes the protein MTGGLPPVVLLLPVSLLLALAWRAAAGTAAGDRIGRLPGQPPVDFPMYSGYVAVDEGPGGRALFYWLQEVPPEAQPAPLLLWLDGGPGCSAVGYGASQELGAFRIRPDGATLFLNDNRWNTAANILFLDSPAGVGFSYTNTSSELYTSGDNKTAHDSYTFLVKWFQRFPQYKYRDFYIAGESYGGHYVTQLSQLVYRNNAGVARPIINFKGFMVGNPVINDHTDYAGMFESWWNHGLISDGTYQLLKASCGGLNESISHPSPACSAATDVAVAEQGNIDRYSIYTPLCGQTSSTKRSWKPSSLIGRRHYHHVMAGGSYDPCTESHSTVYYNRPEVQRALHANLTGINYPWATCSVLIFTNWGDSPTSVLPIYKELIAAGLRIWVFSGDTDAVIPLTSTRYSIDALGLPTITSWYPWYDKKQVGGWSQVYEGLTLVTVRGAGHEVPLHRPRQALILFQQFLKGEPMPKNGTVWRHGRRNPLNINKILH